In a single window of the Xylanimonas protaetiae genome:
- a CDS encoding ABC transporter permease, whose product MTEQLVAPSRLSPARRAVRTVLRSRELAIVIVLLLLVAGTTVRTDAFLFSENSWRDLLLTPSILMLLAVGEAVVIITRNVDLSVGSVLALTAYLTGRLFIAQPGLPVVAVFVAGLLAGGALGLVNGLLVSLGRVPALVITLGTLYVYRGVVLTWAGSDRVNASDLPDGFLALGTKTLASIPVLTMIAVVVLAAVGYHLHTARGGRELYAIGSDPDAALLFGLPVRRRVLGAFVLSGALAGMAGVFYAARYGTISSGAGLGLELQAVAAAVIGGVAIFGGSGTVWGAALGAVLLVTINRALPILGISEFWQQAVVGVLILGAIVLDRVLAARTARRLADAREA is encoded by the coding sequence GTGACCGAGCAGCTCGTCGCCCCCAGCCGGCTGTCGCCGGCCCGCCGTGCCGTGCGCACCGTGCTGCGCTCGCGCGAGCTCGCCATCGTCATCGTGCTGCTGCTGCTCGTCGCCGGGACGACCGTCCGGACCGACGCCTTCCTGTTCAGCGAGAACAGCTGGCGCGACCTGCTGCTGACGCCGTCGATCCTCATGCTGCTCGCCGTGGGCGAGGCGGTCGTCATCATCACGCGCAACGTCGACCTGTCGGTCGGGTCGGTGCTCGCGCTCACCGCCTACCTCACGGGGCGGCTCTTCATCGCCCAGCCCGGGCTGCCCGTCGTCGCCGTCTTCGTCGCCGGGCTGCTCGCCGGCGGGGCGCTCGGCCTCGTCAACGGGCTGCTCGTCTCGCTGGGCAGGGTGCCCGCGCTCGTCATCACGCTCGGCACGCTCTACGTCTACCGCGGCGTGGTGCTCACGTGGGCGGGCAGCGACCGCGTCAACGCGTCCGACCTGCCCGACGGGTTCCTCGCGCTCGGCACGAAGACCCTCGCCAGCATCCCGGTGCTGACGATGATCGCCGTCGTCGTGCTCGCGGCCGTCGGGTACCACCTCCACACGGCCCGGGGCGGGCGCGAGCTCTACGCCATCGGGTCCGACCCCGACGCCGCCCTGCTGTTCGGCCTCCCGGTGCGTCGGCGCGTGCTCGGCGCGTTCGTGCTGAGCGGCGCGCTCGCCGGGATGGCCGGGGTGTTCTACGCGGCCCGCTACGGCACCATCAGCTCGGGCGCCGGCCTCGGGCTCGAGCTCCAGGCGGTCGCGGCGGCCGTCATCGGCGGCGTCGCGATCTTCGGCGGCAGCGGCACCGTCTGGGGCGCCGCGCTCGGCGCCGTCCTGCTCGTGACCATCAACCGGGCGCTGCCGATCCTCGGCATCTCCGAGTTCTGGCAGCAGGCCGTCGTCGGCGTCCTGATCCTCGGCGCGATCGTGCTCGACCGCGTGCTCGCGGCCCGCACCGCCCGCAGGCTCGCCGACGCGAGGGAGGCCTGA
- a CDS encoding LysR family transcriptional regulator, with amino-acid sequence MSHQDSDGLGDLTLWRSFVAVHRAGSVSAAARSLGTAQPTVTGHLQALERALGEVLFERGARGVVPTPRADDLAGRLAAPFDALGAVLATAHDGGAARDGVAAERPVRLGGPAEFLAHVALPALGPDVAAGVRVHVTPGVTTDLLDLLRSGRLDLVVATSRPPGRRLVAELLGDEELVLVAAPGVVDGAAVERDGPAALDPVPLLAYATDLPITRRYWRHVFGQRLEREPALVSPDLRSLRSAACAGAGVTALPRYLCERELADGRLVLLLDPPDPPVSTTYLVRRPASDDGSPGRAHPARVRRALLAATGTWR; translated from the coding sequence GTGAGCCATCAGGATTCCGATGGGCTGGGTGACCTCACCCTGTGGCGCAGCTTCGTCGCCGTCCACCGCGCCGGGTCGGTGTCCGCGGCCGCCCGGTCCCTGGGCACCGCGCAGCCCACCGTGACCGGGCACCTCCAGGCGCTCGAGCGCGCGCTGGGCGAGGTGCTGTTCGAGCGCGGCGCCCGCGGCGTCGTCCCGACGCCCCGCGCCGACGACCTCGCCGGGCGCCTCGCCGCGCCGTTCGACGCGCTCGGCGCCGTCCTCGCCACGGCCCACGACGGCGGTGCCGCGCGCGACGGCGTCGCGGCCGAGCGCCCGGTCCGCCTCGGCGGCCCGGCCGAGTTCCTCGCGCACGTGGCGCTGCCGGCCCTCGGCCCGGACGTGGCGGCCGGCGTCCGCGTGCACGTCACCCCCGGCGTCACGACCGACCTGCTCGACCTCCTGCGGTCCGGGCGCCTGGACCTCGTCGTCGCCACGTCACGGCCGCCCGGCCGGCGGCTGGTCGCCGAGCTGCTCGGCGACGAGGAGCTCGTGCTCGTCGCCGCACCCGGCGTCGTCGACGGCGCCGCGGTCGAGCGGGACGGGCCCGCGGCGCTGGACCCCGTCCCGCTGCTCGCCTACGCGACCGACCTGCCGATCACGCGCCGCTACTGGCGCCACGTCTTCGGGCAGCGCCTCGAACGCGAGCCCGCGCTCGTCTCCCCGGACCTGCGGTCCCTGCGCTCGGCGGCCTGCGCCGGCGCCGGCGTCACGGCTCTGCCGCGCTACCTGTGCGAGCGCGAGCTCGCCGACGGCCGCCTGGTCCTCCTCCTCGACCCGCCGGACCCGCCCGTCAGCACCACGTACCTGGTGCGCCGCCCCGCGTCGGACGACGGGTCGCCGGGGCGCGCGCACCCGGCGCGGGTGCGGCGGGCGCTGCTCGCCGCCACCGGCACGTGGCGGTGA
- a CDS encoding sugar ABC transporter ATP-binding protein encodes MAANGTPPVLELVDIRKAFGPVVALRSGSLRVHAGSIHALVGENGAGKSTLVKILSGLYRRDAGELRLDGQDVDFATTAESKAAGIAVIYQEPTLFPDLSVMENIFMGRQPLRSGRRIDRAAMREQSAELFRRLGVHLDPLRPAAGLSIADQQIIEIAKAISLEANVLVMDEPTAALSGVEVRRLFQVARGLRDEGKALVFISHRLDEVFDLCDTVTVMRDGAYVSTSPVADTTVGQVVTHMVGRTVDDLFPKTPAPVGDVVLEVRGLERADVFHDVSFDVRAGEIVALAGLVGAGRSEIARAVFGVDRYDAGTVRLHGTDVPPGSPLAAVRAGMALVPEDRRQQGLVTDASVARNVTAVVRSRIARWGLLTSARESRAAAPWAARLDVKTNALDMHGSTMSGGNQQKVVIAKWLATEPTLLIIDEPTRGIDVGTKAEVHRLLSELAGKGIAILMISSELPEVLGMADRVLVVAEGRITADVPRDQATPETVMHAATATLEHQP; translated from the coding sequence ATGGCGGCGAACGGCACCCCGCCGGTGCTGGAGCTCGTGGACATCCGCAAGGCGTTCGGCCCGGTCGTCGCGCTGAGGTCGGGGTCGCTGAGGGTCCACGCCGGGTCGATCCACGCCCTCGTCGGCGAGAACGGCGCCGGCAAGTCCACCCTGGTCAAGATCCTGTCCGGCCTCTACCGCCGCGACGCGGGCGAGCTCCGGCTGGACGGCCAGGACGTCGACTTCGCGACGACGGCCGAGTCCAAGGCCGCGGGCATCGCCGTGATCTACCAGGAGCCCACGCTGTTCCCGGACCTCAGCGTCATGGAGAACATCTTCATGGGCCGCCAGCCGCTGCGGTCCGGGCGCCGCATCGACCGGGCGGCGATGCGCGAGCAGTCGGCGGAGCTGTTCCGCCGCCTCGGCGTCCACCTCGACCCGCTGCGCCCCGCCGCGGGCCTCTCCATCGCCGACCAGCAGATCATCGAGATCGCCAAGGCCATCTCCCTCGAGGCGAACGTGCTCGTCATGGACGAGCCGACCGCGGCGCTCTCGGGCGTCGAGGTGCGCCGCCTCTTCCAGGTCGCCCGCGGCCTGCGCGACGAGGGCAAGGCCCTCGTCTTCATCTCGCACCGCCTCGACGAGGTGTTCGACCTGTGCGACACCGTCACGGTCATGCGCGACGGCGCCTACGTCAGCACGTCGCCCGTCGCCGACACGACGGTGGGGCAGGTGGTCACCCACATGGTGGGCCGCACCGTCGACGACCTGTTCCCCAAGACGCCCGCGCCCGTGGGCGACGTCGTGCTCGAGGTGCGCGGCCTGGAGCGGGCCGACGTCTTCCACGACGTGTCGTTCGACGTGCGCGCGGGCGAGATCGTCGCCCTCGCCGGGCTCGTCGGGGCGGGCCGCAGCGAGATCGCCCGCGCCGTCTTCGGCGTCGACCGGTACGACGCCGGGACGGTCCGGCTGCACGGCACGGACGTGCCACCCGGCAGCCCGCTCGCGGCCGTACGGGCGGGCATGGCGCTCGTGCCGGAGGACCGGCGCCAGCAGGGGCTGGTCACGGACGCGAGCGTCGCGCGCAACGTCACCGCCGTGGTGCGCTCGCGCATCGCGCGCTGGGGCCTGCTCACCTCGGCCCGGGAGTCCCGCGCCGCCGCGCCCTGGGCGGCGCGCCTCGACGTGAAGACCAACGCGCTCGACATGCACGGCTCGACGATGAGCGGCGGCAACCAGCAGAAGGTGGTCATCGCCAAGTGGCTGGCCACCGAGCCCACGCTGCTCATCATCGACGAGCCGACGCGCGGCATCGACGTCGGCACCAAGGCCGAGGTGCACCGGCTGCTGTCCGAGCTGGCCGGGAAGGGCATCGCCATCCTCATGATCTCGTCCGAGCTGCCGGAGGTGCTCGGGATGGCCGACCGGGTGCTCGTCGTCGCGGAAGGCCGCATCACCGCGGACGTGCCCCGCGACCAGGCCACCCCGGAGACCGTCATGCACGCCGCGACCGCGACCCTGGAGCACCAGCCGTGA
- a CDS encoding GNAT family N-acetyltransferase produces the protein MSSTLGTGRSRHIALGWTIRGSSDGGQAARVARPGPCRGPRPADARLPRVDPLTFRAATLADVDELVGFWLRAGENASRPSDRPDLVRRLVARDPEAVIVAELDGRIVATVVAGWDGWRANLYRLAVEPGLRGRGLGRRMVQLAEARFRELGAERFSAMVLDHNELGQSLWSAAGYVAQDDWSRWVKAADA, from the coding sequence ATGTCCTCGACGCTAGGGACGGGCCGCTCTCGTCACATCGCCCTGGGGTGGACGATCCGCGGTAGCTCCGACGGGGGACAGGCGGCCCGGGTGGCGCGTCCAGGGCCTTGTCGCGGCCCACGGCCGGCGGATGCGAGACTGCCCCGCGTGGATCCCCTGACCTTCCGTGCCGCGACCCTCGCCGACGTCGACGAGCTCGTCGGCTTCTGGCTGCGGGCGGGCGAGAACGCGTCCCGGCCCTCGGACCGGCCCGACCTGGTCCGGCGGCTGGTCGCCCGGGACCCCGAGGCCGTCATCGTCGCGGAGCTCGACGGCAGGATCGTCGCCACGGTCGTCGCCGGCTGGGACGGTTGGCGTGCCAACCTCTACCGGCTCGCGGTGGAGCCGGGCCTGCGCGGGCGGGGCCTTGGGCGCCGCATGGTCCAGCTCGCCGAGGCCCGGTTCCGGGAGCTGGGCGCCGAGCGGTTCAGCGCGATGGTCCTCGACCACAACGAGCTGGGCCAGTCGCTGTGGAGTGCCGCGGGCTACGTGGCCCAGGACGACTGGAGCCGCTGGGTGAAGGCGGCCGACGCCTAG
- a CDS encoding ABC transporter permease, translating into MARTYPAHARPLWQRVLLTREMAVVAVLAGVVVYSVARVPNFTGPLTLPYLLLDTAPILLVALPMTLVVATGEIDLSVASVVGLSSVTVGVLVDAGWPVPAAALAALGVGAVCGALNGYLVAYVGLPSLAVTIGTLALFRGIAVGLLGTRAVTDFPDRWTELATARIGQTQLPLVVVPIVVLVAVFAVLLHLTPFGRGIYDIGLSTDAAHFSGVAVARTKLVLFVLTAAVAAFAGVFFTLRYGTARGDNATGLELQVVAAVLLGGVSIFGGRGALHGVVAGVLLIGVLSSALRLENVTVNVINIIIGALLVASVLSTSVLGWLVRRRQHSPLAPAQPQPGREER; encoded by the coding sequence ATGGCCCGCACCTACCCCGCCCACGCCCGGCCGCTGTGGCAGCGCGTGCTGCTGACGCGGGAGATGGCGGTCGTGGCCGTGCTCGCCGGCGTGGTCGTGTACTCGGTGGCCCGCGTGCCGAACTTCACGGGCCCGCTCACGCTGCCCTACCTGCTGCTCGACACCGCGCCGATCCTGCTCGTCGCGCTGCCGATGACGCTCGTCGTCGCGACGGGGGAGATCGACCTGTCGGTGGCGAGCGTCGTCGGGCTGAGCAGCGTGACGGTGGGCGTGCTCGTCGACGCCGGGTGGCCCGTCCCCGCGGCAGCCCTGGCCGCGCTCGGGGTCGGGGCGGTGTGCGGGGCGCTCAACGGCTACCTCGTCGCGTACGTCGGGCTGCCCTCGCTCGCGGTCACGATCGGCACGCTGGCCCTCTTCCGCGGCATCGCCGTCGGGCTGCTCGGCACCCGGGCCGTGACGGACTTCCCCGACCGGTGGACCGAGCTCGCGACGGCGCGCATCGGCCAGACCCAGCTGCCGCTCGTGGTGGTCCCGATCGTGGTGCTCGTCGCCGTCTTCGCGGTGCTCCTGCACCTCACCCCGTTCGGCCGCGGCATCTACGACATCGGCCTGAGCACCGACGCCGCCCACTTCTCGGGCGTCGCCGTCGCGCGCACCAAGCTCGTGCTGTTCGTCCTCACAGCGGCCGTCGCCGCGTTCGCCGGCGTCTTCTTCACGCTGCGCTACGGCACCGCGCGCGGCGACAACGCCACGGGCCTCGAGCTCCAGGTGGTCGCCGCGGTGCTGCTGGGCGGCGTGTCGATCTTCGGCGGGCGCGGCGCGCTGCACGGCGTCGTCGCCGGCGTCCTGCTCATCGGCGTCCTCTCCAGCGCGCTGCGGCTGGAGAACGTGACCGTCAACGTCATCAACATCATCATCGGCGCGCTGCTGGTGGCGTCGGTGCTCTCCACGAGCGTGCTCGGCTGGCTCGTCCGGCGCCGCCAGCACAGCCCCCTTGCTCCAGCACAGCCACAGCCAGGAAGGGAAGAACGATGA
- a CDS encoding CPBP family intramembrane glutamic endopeptidase has product MKLLAQILAVVAISFVGSLALGAVASSAWLTLVVGVAVAVGAVLGYGWVVRRTERRPASEVSRSGAVSGLGWGTLAGVALFTLVIAAIAALGDYRVSGLGSPSGALGLVGIMAMAAATEELLFRGVLFRHVERWCGTWVALVATGLVFGLVHLSNPHATLAGAIAIAVEAGGMLTAAYVATRRLWLPIGLHLGWNFAESGIFSTEVSGNGTHTGLLDATISGPVLVTGGEFGPEASLYAVVLCLTAAAALLVVARRRGRLVPMRLPRRRAVAATLSR; this is encoded by the coding sequence ATGAAACTCCTCGCGCAGATCCTCGCCGTCGTGGCGATCTCCTTCGTCGGAAGCCTGGCCCTCGGCGCCGTGGCCTCCAGCGCCTGGCTCACGCTCGTCGTCGGCGTAGCGGTGGCCGTGGGCGCCGTGCTCGGCTACGGCTGGGTGGTGCGCCGCACCGAGCGGCGTCCCGCGTCCGAGGTGAGCCGGTCCGGCGCCGTCTCGGGGCTCGGCTGGGGCACGCTCGCCGGCGTCGCCCTGTTCACGCTGGTCATCGCGGCCATCGCGGCGCTCGGCGACTACCGGGTCTCCGGCCTGGGCTCGCCGAGCGGCGCGCTGGGGCTCGTCGGGATCATGGCCATGGCCGCGGCGACCGAAGAGCTGCTGTTCCGCGGCGTCCTCTTCCGGCACGTGGAACGCTGGTGCGGCACCTGGGTCGCGCTCGTCGCGACGGGGCTCGTCTTCGGCCTCGTCCACCTGTCCAACCCCCACGCCACGCTCGCGGGCGCGATCGCCATCGCCGTCGAGGCCGGTGGCATGCTCACCGCCGCCTACGTCGCGACGCGGCGGCTGTGGCTCCCGATCGGGCTCCACCTCGGCTGGAACTTCGCCGAGTCCGGCATCTTCAGCACCGAGGTGTCCGGCAACGGCACGCACACAGGCCTCCTCGACGCGACGATCTCGGGACCGGTCCTCGTGACCGGCGGCGAGTTCGGGCCCGAGGCCAGCCTCTACGCCGTGGTCCTCTGCCTAACGGCAGCGGCCGCGCTCCTCGTCGTCGCCCGACGACGCGGCCGTCTGGTGCCGATGCGGCTCCCCCGGCGTCGAGCCGTGGCCGCTACCCTCTCCCGGTGA
- a CDS encoding sensor histidine kinase, with product MSVLAESRRRWRRLPVVVRDLAPGLALLVASLVPALRPHGMQLGDLPTRPLDALAAVALALECLPLALRRRWPLASLTLVTGGFALDQLRAYHLVTGAALALSLASTGLHLERHRRATAAATTAAYLALAAGLTLRGSDEGVTGFVTFFLLGVLAWVGGAWLRAARAGEAERRRHVADDALAAERTRLARELHDVVTHHVTAMVVQAQAARYLTATPDRLQQALDAIADTGRLATTDLRDLLHVLDPHRPAAAGAGKAPSVDDIGALVDQARRAGQPVELTQDLGATTAAGSAGLAAYRVVQEALTNALKHAHGSRTVVVVHQHEEEITVEVGTDPATAPSPAPAGAGRGLTGLRERVEALAGELSAGRRPDGGFVVRARIPRASRS from the coding sequence GTGAGCGTTCTGGCCGAGAGCCGGCGCCGTTGGCGCCGGCTCCCCGTCGTCGTGCGAGACCTCGCGCCAGGGCTGGCGCTCCTGGTCGCCTCGCTGGTGCCCGCGCTCCGGCCGCACGGCATGCAGCTGGGCGACCTGCCTACGCGCCCGCTCGACGCGCTGGCCGCGGTCGCGCTCGCCCTGGAGTGCCTGCCCCTGGCGCTGCGACGGCGGTGGCCACTGGCGAGCCTCACGCTGGTGACGGGCGGCTTCGCCCTCGACCAGCTGCGCGCGTACCACCTGGTCACGGGCGCCGCGCTGGCGCTGTCGCTCGCGAGCACCGGGCTGCACCTGGAGCGTCACCGTCGCGCGACCGCCGCCGCCACGACCGCCGCGTACCTCGCCCTCGCAGCAGGGCTCACGCTGCGAGGCTCCGACGAGGGGGTCACGGGGTTCGTCACCTTCTTCCTGCTCGGCGTGCTCGCCTGGGTCGGCGGAGCCTGGCTCCGTGCGGCCCGCGCCGGAGAGGCCGAGCGGCGACGGCACGTCGCCGACGACGCGCTCGCCGCGGAACGGACGCGCCTGGCCCGAGAGCTCCACGACGTCGTGACCCACCACGTGACGGCGATGGTGGTGCAGGCCCAGGCCGCCCGCTACCTCACCGCGACACCCGACCGGCTCCAGCAGGCGCTCGACGCGATCGCGGACACCGGCCGGCTCGCCACCACCGACCTGCGGGACCTGCTCCACGTGCTGGACCCGCACCGCCCGGCCGCGGCCGGCGCGGGCAAGGCTCCATCGGTCGACGACATCGGCGCCCTGGTCGACCAGGCACGCCGGGCCGGGCAGCCGGTCGAGCTGACCCAGGACCTCGGCGCCACGACGGCCGCAGGGAGCGCCGGGCTCGCCGCCTACCGCGTCGTGCAGGAAGCCCTGACCAACGCCCTCAAGCACGCCCACGGCAGCCGCACGGTCGTCGTCGTCCACCAGCACGAAGAGGAGATCACCGTGGAGGTCGGCACCGACCCTGCCACCGCCCCGAGCCCGGCACCCGCCGGAGCCGGGCGCGGCCTGACCGGGCTGCGCGAACGGGTGGAGGCGCTCGCGGGAGAGCTCTCGGCCGGCCGGCGGCCCGACGGCGGCTTCGTCGTGCGGGCCCGCATCCCCCGGGCGAGCCGCTCGTGA
- a CDS encoding response regulator gives MTAAVRVLVCDDQALIRTGFATIIDAQPGLEVVGECGDGRTAVDLARRLAPDVVVMDVRMPVLDGIQATRLLAGAGVAHPVKVLVVTTFNLDEYVYEALRAGASGFLLKDASTDQLLHGIRTIATGAALLAPEVTRQLVGRYAARIRPAEAGPDDALTPRELDVLRLVAEGLSNREIADALVISPETVKTYVSRILAKLQLRDRVQAVVYAYRRGLVT, from the coding sequence GTGACCGCGGCCGTCCGGGTGCTGGTCTGCGACGACCAGGCGCTCATCCGCACCGGGTTCGCCACCATCATCGACGCCCAGCCCGGCCTGGAGGTCGTCGGGGAGTGCGGCGACGGCCGCACGGCGGTCGACCTCGCCCGCCGGCTCGCTCCGGACGTCGTCGTCATGGACGTCCGCATGCCCGTGCTCGACGGCATCCAGGCCACCCGCCTGCTCGCGGGCGCCGGCGTGGCGCACCCCGTCAAGGTGCTGGTCGTGACGACCTTCAACCTCGACGAGTACGTCTACGAGGCCCTGCGCGCCGGGGCCAGCGGCTTCCTGCTCAAGGACGCATCCACCGACCAACTGCTCCACGGCATCCGCACGATCGCCACCGGTGCCGCGCTCCTGGCTCCCGAGGTCACCCGGCAGCTCGTCGGCAGGTACGCCGCCCGCATCCGCCCGGCGGAGGCGGGGCCGGACGACGCCCTGACCCCGCGCGAGCTCGACGTGCTGCGCCTCGTGGCCGAGGGGCTGTCCAACAGGGAGATCGCGGACGCGCTCGTCATCAGCCCCGAGACCGTCAAGACGTACGTCTCGCGCATCCTGGCGAAGCTCCAGCTGCGCGACCGGGTGCAGGCGGTCGTCTACGCGTACCGACGCGGGCTGGTGACCTGA
- a CDS encoding type 1 glutamine amidotransferase domain-containing protein, protein MSTILFVVTSARTWTLSDGTEHPTGFWAEELLTPYRLLTAAGHRVAFATPGGVAPVVDEASLSPAAADAKAERSRLAAVPGLDAPLDVADVDIADYDALYYPGGHGPMQDLSSDAASGRLLVAALDGDVPLGIVCHGAAALVAATRPDGSAAVAGRRLTAFSDAEEKQAGLADFAPFLVESRLRELGADVDVADPWSDHHVVDGRLVSGQNPQSSASVARALAALLA, encoded by the coding sequence ATGTCGACCATCCTGTTCGTCGTGACCAGCGCGCGTACCTGGACCCTGAGCGACGGCACCGAGCACCCGACCGGGTTCTGGGCCGAGGAGCTGCTCACCCCGTACCGCCTGCTCACGGCCGCTGGCCACCGCGTCGCGTTCGCGACGCCGGGCGGCGTGGCACCGGTGGTCGACGAGGCCAGCCTGTCCCCCGCCGCCGCGGACGCGAAGGCCGAGCGCTCGCGCCTCGCCGCCGTCCCGGGCCTCGACGCCCCGCTCGACGTCGCCGACGTCGACATCGCCGACTACGACGCGCTCTACTACCCGGGCGGGCACGGTCCCATGCAGGACCTCTCGTCGGACGCCGCGTCCGGACGGCTCCTCGTCGCGGCCCTGGACGGGGACGTGCCGCTGGGCATCGTGTGCCACGGCGCCGCGGCGCTCGTCGCGGCGACCCGCCCCGACGGCAGCGCCGCCGTCGCCGGACGCCGCCTGACGGCGTTCTCCGACGCGGAGGAGAAGCAGGCAGGCCTCGCCGACTTCGCACCCTTCCTCGTCGAGTCACGGCTGCGGGAGCTCGGCGCGGACGTCGACGTCGCCGACCCGTGGAGCGACCACCACGTCGTCGACGGCAGGCTCGTCAGCGGGCAGAACCCGCAGTCGAGCGCGTCCGTCGCGCGGGCGCTCGCGGCGCTGCTCGCGTGA
- a CDS encoding VOC family protein yields MTSGATIQEISFDCRNAATLACFWGNLLERPWGWRPAPGGVVDAGSTHLLFQVVPEPKNSPKNRLHLDVEVDDLAQGVARAESLGATRLDEFYDEDGDGFVVMHDPEQNEFCVVSQPGGGWSRLLASIATSPGVDPYALPPVLRTASFTLRRVREDDAEDLLACYAAPEAWPLFNTDHCTSDFRCVNTEQVQEAIAFWLTDGEANRYLRFAVVDRTSGTAVGTLEMFGRPADTWNDVAWGLLRLDLAPAFETPEHLRELFALADGFFDLFAVERILTRVPGHTPRHEAALGAAFAPFDWSRPGSTGAYLAKTRRSRPALPRP; encoded by the coding sequence ATGACGAGCGGCGCAACCATCCAGGAGATCTCCTTCGACTGCCGGAACGCTGCCACGTTGGCGTGCTTCTGGGGCAACCTGCTGGAGCGTCCATGGGGCTGGCGCCCTGCACCCGGCGGCGTCGTGGACGCCGGCAGCACGCATCTGCTGTTCCAGGTGGTGCCCGAGCCGAAGAACTCCCCGAAGAACCGGCTGCACCTCGACGTCGAGGTCGACGACCTGGCCCAGGGCGTCGCCCGCGCGGAGTCGCTCGGCGCGACACGGCTCGACGAGTTCTACGACGAGGACGGCGATGGTTTCGTCGTGATGCACGATCCGGAGCAGAACGAGTTCTGCGTCGTGTCCCAGCCCGGTGGCGGCTGGTCCAGGCTGCTCGCCAGCATCGCGACGTCGCCCGGCGTCGACCCGTACGCCCTGCCGCCCGTCCTCCGGACGGCGAGCTTCACTCTCCGCCGGGTCCGCGAAGACGACGCGGAGGACCTGCTCGCCTGCTACGCGGCCCCGGAGGCCTGGCCGTTGTTCAACACCGACCACTGCACGTCCGACTTCCGCTGCGTCAACACGGAGCAGGTTCAGGAAGCGATCGCGTTCTGGCTCACCGACGGAGAGGCGAACCGGTACCTGCGGTTCGCGGTCGTGGACCGGACGAGCGGCACGGCAGTCGGCACGCTGGAGATGTTCGGCCGGCCCGCCGACACGTGGAACGACGTCGCCTGGGGCCTGCTCCGGCTGGACCTGGCGCCCGCGTTCGAGACGCCCGAGCACCTGCGCGAGCTGTTCGCCCTCGCTGACGGGTTCTTCGACCTGTTCGCCGTGGAGCGCATCCTCACCCGCGTCCCGGGGCACACGCCGCGGCACGAGGCGGCGCTCGGCGCCGCGTTCGCACCGTTCGACTGGAGCCGCCCAGGATCGACGGGTGCGTACCTGGCGAAGACGCGCAGAAGCAGGCCGGCTCTGCCGCGTCCCTAG